catgtctgtgttccccaggcTCCAGTTTCCCTTGGTCTGTTTCCCTCAGGtgtatgttctctttttttttttcaaggtctgTTATCCCGCAGGTCAGTGTTCCCCATGGCCATTTTCCTCCAGATCTGTGTTCTTCCAGGTTTGTATTCTCTCAGTTTATTAATGTTTCTTCATCCATACACTTTTGGGTAGTTGTCAGTGGTCAGTTGTGACCTGTGCTCAAAACtggtaaaaaaatgataataataaaagtaatgaATGATATTTTTTCAGACAAAGAGTAAGACTCAAGTTACTAAGAGAGTTCGCTTAACCCAGATTATAATGCAAGCTGCACACTTTTGTGTTGTGGACAATACTGGCCAGTAAATAGTCATATCAGTTCAATAAGTCTTAATGTTACCTTATGTTTATTATAAAATGCAGCATTCTGATTTTTTTGGACCATAACCatttgtggtcagcagtgatcagcctTGGTCAGTCAAGGGCCAAGTCCTGTCAAGAAGTCCAAAAACTGCATAAATGTCACAAAAGAATACAATCTAACAGTCTTTTAGAtaatggtcagtaatggtcagttaATGATAGAAACATCTGCCAGGGTCATGGGGTGTTAATGATGAGTAAATTAGACAATGCAGCCTGAACACGTTTGGCCTGTAGTGGTCATCAGTAGACATAAACCtgtgggaatatagacctggggaaacaaagTCCAGAAAACTAATTTTGGTGAAGTCAGACCTTGGGGAATACAAGCGTGGGGGAACTTTGACTGTCTGAAAGTAAAAgtaaatttgggggaacatagatgtGTTGGAACATAATGATGACCTCATTTTGATTCCGGGAAGTATTATTGAGAAACGTTATGCCATAAATTGTGTTCTTCAAAGTATCGTAAAGCCAGTTGTGCTTTTTTCCTTGACAGGGTGTAATAATTTTGATAAAATATCAATGAAGTAATTTACATTTTCTCTGTATTTTCCTGCACCTCTTCTCTTTATGTTACCATTtccagtactcacacacacatacacacactcacacacacacacacacacacacacacacataagcacacacacatgcccccctgcaccccccccccccccacacacacacaccatgcacacacacataagcaaatgGGATGTTTCACCAGAACACAGGTACAGATCCTTCTCCTGCAGGGTCCCTTCAGTTACTCTTGTCTGAATTTTTCAGCAGTAGAGTGGCTTTGAGCATGACAGTGATGGCAAACATATTTTACTTGGCCACATTTTAATTCTGTTCTGGCCAGTGGGGATGTGGTTCTCTGCCAACACAACATCCCAACATCCCTCAATGAGTCAATCGTGAGATCTACTTCTGCGCAGCAGCACATCCTCTTCGAGCCTTAACCCGCCCCCCCCTttaccctcctgcccccccccttccccctctccctaatTTGTCAGCCAGAGGACTGAGACAAACAGGGAGATTGCTGCTTATTTGGCTTATATTTTTTAACGTCGCTGTGGGTCTCTGTAGGTTAAGAGGCTACCAAGTACCAGTCTTGTGTGACTGCCAAAGCAGCAGAGGCTGAGTCAGCAACAGTCCCAGCCTCAGCAGCGCAAGACTTTACTTTTGGGCATTCCATCCTGTGGGAAGTCGGCCTAAAAAACAGCACCCTTAATGACCCAGTCCAAATTCATCACCTTAAGTCGTTCAGTCCCTGAAAGTTGGGAGTCTGTACAGGCATGTGCTCCAGTTACATGACATGGGATGCAGCGACTTGATTGTATTGGTGCAAGTATCTGGGTATGTGCTGCCATGAGCAGAggacaccctctcctcctccttatgtgcccagcttaAAAGAGTAGGGGCTCGTCTTGGAAATGGATAATGATGTGCCAGTCTGTTTACTAAAGGGTGTGATTTTGGAACTCTTGGACCAAGATCCAGGGTTTTATATCCACCTGTTTGTGATTCTAAAGACCTCTGAAGGATGATGACCAATACTGGATCTGTCTCCTCTCAACAGTTTTTCCCACAAGGTCAAATTCAAaatggacacacaggcagagattCAAGAGACCTTTCTACAGGGTGATTGGGCTTTTTCTTTCAACCTAATGGATgcttgtcacaacccataaggggttgcccatgaaccccccgcaccttcccagactaactaacaccccgacaacacaaaacacagaaacatagataaatcagctcaattctttactgttgtacattTTTGACTACCctagtccagacacacaaattgaaacactGAACTACAGCAACACTTTAGTTACATCATAGCAGCGTGATTAAGGTACAGTCAGTCCCAATAACAGCAGTACGGatctacgcaaaagaaaaaaacaacaaactgtcaGTCCACTTGAACCACAATCACGTTCGtctgttgaaggacagcatcTTGAACTGGCTTCAGTCGTACGCCCGCAGAAACGGAGGGGGTGGAAgcgggaggagggactgtggCTGAGGACGTTGGGAatatgaggtggggggaaggagtggaagtgaggggatttggaaaggacagggctgaaggggaatgactgtagaggcgaaccctggagttccgtcggggtagcagacagggggaacccacaggaaaagtcaagggaacaaatctgtaacaactccCATATTTCTGTAGATTACGCTCTAACATTTgaaagagtacccccccccccccccccttcctggaaTGATACGGAATGCACTAAGGAAATAATTGGTTATCTTATCATCATATACAGTCAATTCCACACAATGCTACGAACGCCAAAAGTACATGAAATATTTATGATTTATCCAGTAATTAAAGAGTTAAACTCGCGTGCAATCTGAAAgagacatttaccctaaatgacaaaaTGTCGGTATCTATCCTTGTGGTTTCAACTTCcaaaacaaaactcaatgagccAACATTGCAATCTCCCAATCACATTTCAAACACCACACAGATGTTTTGGAAATCTTAGGCTGCAGTTGGACACAGTTCACAAAGGAAATAAATCGGAAacaactcgagctgaatacatagcaaaacaattctaaacacaaccttatcaattatcccaacataaatatctagaaataaaagaatactgggtttaaaagatttccgttaaaacaatcccaaaaatacaaccaaatgtcacaagttacgatactaacaccacgaggacaaactaactatacaactcccccctcacctgtcaccaggcaggaatcaggctcgccactggcccaggagagaacacaaaacatagatccacacagaggcagaagggggtcacaccagaaccgaaccccacgactggccaagagggcacccaacagctcacttgctggaacggcgacccttctccttccaaagctcggcaccaaaggcccAGCAAAACTCTTCCTTCACAACGACGTTAACTCTGAACTCacctcaagagttcagagcgagaaggactaaggacatgtcagacacgcacgacagattcacgtgcttcagttcggaacagaactgagcatacaagagaacgatagagcaaaaagggggagagaggagggagaaaggtagagggaaaaggagaggaggggaagggcgagagaggagaggggaaagggagacgaacacacgaacacacgcacaaatgaatgctacgAGCCGTGACAATGCCCCCCGTTTTAAGTTCAAACCACACGTTTGAACCTTCACCACATGTCGCGGCGAGTACAAAAATATACTTGAAAACGCCCCCCAGTGACAGATTCCCTGTATTTCCCGATTCCTAAATATAGCTCGCCTGAAGCCAAGAACACACCCACAACGTTAACAGAAAATAATGTTCCCGTCAAGCTCTGCACAATAACATCTTACAGAACACAGAAGTTAAACATTACGTTAGACAGAAAGCAAAAACCATCTGTTTCATCAATACATGCATAGTTCCAGCAGTTTCTGACTATCATAGTTGTACTCATATCTGTGGAAAGCATGCTGAATGCAATTGACTGACCAAAGTATGAGAATGTCAGACTGTAGATCCTTGATCACATCAAGCGTCCAATGGGGAATCCCCGGTTTCAGTTTCTGAGAGTCGACTTAGGAAGTCGGCGCCAACGTTCTCCTTCCCTGGAATTGCCTGCACAGTGTAAGCGAAGGGTTGTAGCTGAAGGGCCCACCTCGTCAGTCGCCCACTGGTGGTTCTGGCTCTTTCTAGGTACTGGAGAGGGGCGTGGTCCGTCTGAATGATGAATTCTCGTTCGAGCCCTACTTGTGCACGCCCCAAACGAGGGCCAAACATTCTTTTTCAATAGTGGGGTAGTTGCGTTCTGCTGGGTTCAATTTTTTGCTGGCGCAAGCAACTGGTTGAACCCCAAATCCCTGGTCCTGAAGCAACATCGCCCCGACACCCACGTCAGACGCATCTGTCCGAAGGGTGAAAGGTTTGGTGAGGTCGGGCAGGCAACACACAGGACGACTGCAGAGAATCTCCTTCAGCTGGCAGAATGCTCTCTCACTCCTCCCATCCCACGAGATTTTACTGGGTTCTCTGTTCTTTGTCTTGTCAGTGAGGGGCAAAGCAATTTCTGCGAACTGTGGCACAAACCGGCGATAATAGCCCACCAGACCCAGGAATCCACGTAGCTGCCGTTTGGTGACAGGACGAGGAGCGTCCCGGATCTTTTGCATCTTAGCGTCCTCTGGCCAGATTTTCCCCCGTCCAACCCGATGACCCAAATAATCAAGTTCTTGGTGTCCCAGGAAACATTTTGTTGGCCGGGCTGACAAAGCGCATTCCCGCAGCCTCTCGAGGACGGTACGTAAAAGATAGAGGTGAGACTTTTCATCAGCAGAAGAGATTAAAATGTCGTCCATGAAGTTGTCTACCTCTGGAAGTTCTAAGGGAAGGAGCAACTTGCGCATCATTCGACTGAAAACGGCCCCCGCAGTCTTGAGTCCGAAAGGCATAACTCGCCATTGAAAGTGGCCCTGAGGAGTCGTAAAAGCCGTTTTAGGTCGATCAGCTTCAGCCATCGGGATCTGCCAATAGCCTTTCGACAGGTCCAGCTTAGAGAATACCCGCTTTCCTGCAAGCTTCGCAAAGAGAGCATCGATATCTGGCATTGGCTCGGCATCGAATACAGTCAATTTGTTGGTGCGCCGAAAATCAACACAAAAACGGATCTTGCCGTCTTTCTTTTTTACCAGGACGATGGGAGACGAGTACGGTGACCAAGAGGGCTCGATCACACCCATCTTCAGCATGGACTCCACTTCCTCCTGAATGGTTTCCCTCTGAGAGTAGGGAAGGGGGTATTGCCGAGTTCGAACTGGCGTGTCAGAGATGAGCTGTATAGTACACGTTTCCAGATGAGTGCAAGATGGTAAGTCAGTCAGCACGTCCTCGAAGTCCTTTGTCAAGTCCAATATAGCAGCTTTTAAACCAGGGTTGCTGGGATCGACCACTACGTCTCCTGGACTTTCAGACGACTCCAGTGGAGGAAGAGGGATGTCTTGACTCAGAGTTCGTGTCCCCTCCCAGCACTCCTCTACATCGTCAATCACTGCCAGAGAGACAGATGCTCCAGGTGCCCGTTCCACAAACTCTTTTAAAAGATTGGCGTGGAACAATTTCTCCTTGTTCCCAACTCGGATGCAGTAATCTGCCAACCCGACGCGACGCAAGACAATGTATGGCCCCTGCCATTCCAGTTCAAGCTTATTTTGCTTGTTGGGACGCAGCAGTAGCACCCTACTCCCCTCTGCAAACTCCCTGTGCCTTGCTTTGACATCGAAAAACTTCTTATACTTGTTGGAAGCGTTTGACAGGTTTTGCTGGGCAATCGCACATGAGTCAGCAATCTTGTTTCGTAGGTTAACTACATACTCAGCTGCAGTCTGAATTTCAGGATTCTCCGGATGAAGCCAAAGTTCCCGCAGAATCTGCATTGGCCCACGCACTGTCCTTCCATACAACAACTCAAAGGGAGAGTACCCAGTACTTTCCTGTGGAACCTCCCGATACGCGAACAAAAGTGCTGGGAGCCAGCGATCCCAGGAACGTGGTTCCTCTTGAGCCAGACAGCGCAGCATGGTCTTCAGCGTCCCGTTGAAGCGCTCTACCAGACCGTTGCACTGTGCATGGTATGGTGTTGTTGTAAGGCCTCGCACAGCCAGCAAGCGATACACCTCCTGCATGGTGTTGGAAGTGAACTGGGTTCCTCTGTCAGTGAGGACCTCTGAGGGAACCCCAGTGCGGGACCACATGTTGAACAGCGGCTCGGCTACTGCTTCAGTTGTTATCACTTTCAGAGCTACGGCTTCAGGGTATCTCGTGGTGTAGTCGACCATCGTCAGCACATATCTGTTGCCGGACTCTGACGGAGGGGATATTGGTCCAATGATGTCCACAGCGACCCGGTCGAAGGGTTCGGAGACCAATGGCATCTTTACAAGGGGGACTTTAGGAATTCTTCCTTTCGCCACAGTCTTCTGGCACCTCACACAAGATTGGACGTAGCGCCTGATGTCAGCACACATACCAGGCCAATAGAAGTGGGGGAAGATTCTATCCCGGGTTCGCTGCATGCCCAAGTGTCCGGACATGGGGGCGTCATGACCTAGACGTAGCACTGAAGTCCGAAGACTCTTAGGGACACAAACTTGTGTGACTTCCCCACAGTGGTTTTTAAAACAGCGGATGAGCACGCCCTGCTTGTGGCGGTAGGTAACCTCCCCAGACCCCGCGCTTTGAACGGACATTCTCTCGGCAGACTCTCTTGCTTTCTGCAGGTTCGCGTCTTTGTTCTGTTGGTCTATGAGCTCTTCCCTACTTATGTGTACAGTTACACTGTCCGTGGGGAGGGAAGGTATGGGCTGGGAACTCTTCTTGGCTTGGGCTCTAGTCTCCACAGCACTAAGAACTTTGGGGTCAGCATAGACGGGAACGTCTACTGAGGTGCCATCAACTTCCCAAGCTGTATTTCCAATCAGAACATCCTCAACCGGTGTCTCCATCACGGCCACATGAAATCTGCCCCGAATGAACGGCGACTCCAGCTCTACGAGAGCTATCGGCAGCACAGATGAACATTTGGACTCGGCCAGGACGACTCGAACAGTGGATCCTGTGAATGCGTCAGGGGAGACCAAGCGTCGGGCTACAACAATCATGTGGGCTCCTGTATCCCGTAGACCTCCGACAGCCTGACCATTGACCACTGCTTCGCATCGTGGAGTATATGCTTGTGAAGCACAAGGGACACACAGAATAGGGGGCTGCAGAGGGTGTTCTCTCCTTGACGACGAGTGACTGGCCACCAGAGACACTCGCTTGGGCTGCTTACACTCACGGGCAAAGTGTCCCACCTTGCCACACTTAAAGCAGGTTGGTGACTTGGGGTTATGGGTTCAACGGGGACCAGGCTCTCCGGAGCCACTTTTGTTGGAGATATCGCTGGCAAGAACTTTGCTGGACACTGTGTCTTGTCTTTCAATCCTCTTGAAGGCCCTGAACTCGGCTTCAGCTGAGCGGCCCGCCTTCCTGGCGCAGGTGACCTTTGTTGCGACACGAGCTACGTCTTCTACATTCCGTGGTTCTTCCTTACGGATCTCTGTGACGAGTTCCGGGGTCAAAATGGAGAACTGTTCCTGCAGGAACATATCCCTGAGGTCTTCTACTTTGTTCTCATCTCGCCCGCTCGCAGTGCACCAGCGTGAAAGGCAGGTCTTCATGCGGTTAAGGAACTGCTCAAAAGTTTCATCAGCCAGCTTCCTCATTGACCTGAACTTCTTTCTGTAGGAGTCAGCGTCTAGTAGGAAAACGCGCAACAGTGCGGCCTTAAGCGAATCGTAATTGGTAATCTCGGCTTCAGAAAGTCGTAAAGAGGCGTCTCTGGCTCGACCCTGAAGCAACGTAACCAGACGGGCAGCCCAAGACTCATGTTTCCACTTATTTAGTAAGGCGACTCTCTCAAAATGAGTTAAAAACGAGTCTAGGTCGTCCTTGCCATCAAAGGGTGTGAGGGTGAGCTGTTGCATGGACCTGGCCTCTATTTCCTCCCGTTTGAGCTCGAGCTTCCTCTCGAacctctgcctctcctcctccaactgcCTCTCTCTGAAcagcctctcctcctcccttatgcgtctagcctcctctttctcttcttgccTGATACGTCCagcctcctcttctcttcttgccTGATAcgtctagcctcctctttctcttcttgggctcgcctttcctctttctcttctttgatcGCATCCACCACAAAGCGAGCTAAAGCCTCACCTGACAAACCCAAGTCAGATCCTAAAGCCCGGAATTTGGAGTAAGGATCTTGAATGGAAACGGCGTCCAGCTTGACCCCACTCTTACTTGCTGCAGCAGGCGAATCATGGGGGTGACCACCCCACTGGTCCTTGACCCACCCGGACAGCTCTGTCTTCTCGAGGGTCCCTGGGGAAAGACCCACGTCATCCCGTTTGGCAGCAGCTGACTTTGCCCTCGGTGTGGAAGCGTTTG
This portion of the Babylonia areolata isolate BAREFJ2019XMU chromosome 16, ASM4173473v1, whole genome shotgun sequence genome encodes:
- the LOC143290708 gene encoding uncharacterized protein LOC143290708 — its product is MIVVARRLVSPDAFTGSTVRVVLAESKCSSVLPIALVELESPFIRGRFHVAVMETPVEDVLIGNTAWEVDGTSVDVPVYADPKVLSAVETRAQAKKSSQPIPSLPTDSVTVHISREELIDQQNKDANLQKARESAERMSVQSAGSGEVTYRHKQGVLIRCFKNHCGEVTQVCVPKSLRTSVLRLGHDAPMSGHLGMQRTRDRIFPHFYWPGMCADIRRYVQSCVRCQKTVAKGRIPKVPLVKMPLVSEPFDRVAVDIIGPISPPSESGNRYVLTMVDYTTRYPEAVALKVITTEAVAEPLFNMWSRTGVPSEVLTDRGTQFTSNTMQEVYRLLAVRGLTTTPYHAQCNGLVERFNGTLKTMLRCLAQEEPRSWDRWLPALLFAYREVPQESTGYSPFELLYGRTVRGPMQILRELWLHPENPEIQTAAEYVVNLRNKIADSCAIAQQNLSNASNKYKKFFDVKARHREFAEGSRVLLLRPNKQNKLELEWQGPYIVLRRVGLADYCIRVGNKEKLFHANLLKEFVERAPGASVSLAVIDDVEECWEGTRTLSQDIPLPPLESSESPGDVVVDPSNPGLKAAILDLTKDFEDVLTDLPSCTHLETCTIQLISDTPVRTRQYPLPYSQRETIQEEVESMLKMGVIEPSWSPYSSPIVLVKKKDGKIRFCVDFRRTNKLTVFDAEPMPDIDALFAKLAGKRVFSKLDLSKGYWQIPMAEADRPKTAFTTPQGHFQWRVMPFGLKTAGAVFSRMMRKLLLPLELPEVDNFMDDILISSADEKSHLYLLRTVLERLRECALSARPTKCFLGHQELDYLGHRVGRGKIWPEDAKMQKIRDAPRPVTKRQLRGFLGLVGYYRRFVPQFAEIALPLTDKTKNREPSKISWDGRSERAFCQLKEILCSRPVCCLPDLTKPFTLRTDASDVGVGAMLLQDQGFGVQPVACASKKLNPAERNYPTIEKECLALVWGVHK